The genomic DNA CTAACTTAGctaagactcaggaatctgtacaccagttgattgacaggtgagaggctgaaccaaagctcaacctccgcaaagacaactacgtgaatacaggcatcatttataataataataataataataataataataacaataataataataataataataataataataataataataattattattaatgatgcctgcattcacttagttgtgcttgcgggggttgagctctgctctttcggcccgcctctcaactgtcaatcaactgttactaactaattattattttttcacacacacacccacccaggaagcagaccgtaatggctgtctaactcccaagtacctatttactgctaggtaacagggtcatcaggatgaaaaactctgcccgttgtttctcaccGACGCTGGGAATCAAACCCTAGACCACAGGATTACCTGTTAAGTATgccgtccactcagccaccggcccccaaATGACTCCCAAATGTGTGCAATGACTCTTGCCAAAATAATGTTCATCAATTAACTTTTCCAACAATTCACTTATATGTTTTACATGTATATGTGTTgtacttttataaataaaatttaataTGGTTTACAATAAATATCAGTTCTTTATACAATAATACTCAAGTGCACATTGACATACCTGGAACAAGCTTGTCTGCCACCTTGGCAATGTTACTGGCTTTGTTGGCTAAATTGACAGTTGGGACGTGTTTGAGCGAGGCTAAGATATCGACGTAGTCACTCGGGGACTCTGGTTTCAGCAGGCACTTCAGCGCATATGTAACATTATGAGGGCAACTTGAAAACACCCAACCACCTAGAGATTAAACACATTATTTTATGTttattgactttttttttttagcaattaTGATAGGTAATTAAAACAAGCCTAAAAAAATATCACTGCCAGGAAAATGCAAATCCTATTTCTGTCTAATATTCACATATATTACTAGTATAGGAAAGAACGTTAAAACTCTAATGAGAAAGAAGAGTATGTAATGAGCTTTTGGGACTTCCTTTTGCATCTATGTTCTTAAATCAAGTACAGTATGTatacaacatacatacatatactgtatatatatatgccattcatccacttgttctttaccacctcacccaaagagaATATAATCCGGTGCTAAACACGGTAaacttgtctttgagaatgtaaggagcaCCTTGCGAAATGCATTCCTAGGCGCCAGACcataataaagtgtgaaaatgaactttggagagttaattttttaactttcctcgacagtgaagaaaaacataagaaatattgagaagattcatgttagaatcattaatcttaccattAATCATTATCAAATTAATGATCATTAATCAAAGAATCATTAATCCTTGATATAAtacaaaactattaccacctttatTTAGTCATTTATTACTGTACCATTTCTTCTGTAGGAGTGGTGGGTGACGTCCTCTGCGACAGGTGCAAGGTACTCGCTATCATTGTTCACCTTCTCATATTCCGTGTTATGAACCAAATCAGACTTTCTGGTGTATGGACCAATGTAGGGAGCCCATTCATTATAGCTTGGATGAAGCTTATATGGATTTCTCATTCCTtaaaaataaaaagcaaaaagTAACTGAACAGCCTAAGAATTCCTGCATTCATTGATAAATGAACATAAACATGGCACAATACTAAGGCAAATTTCATGTGCTGCCACAAACATTTAAGTCAATTATGTTGATATTTTAATACACTACTCAGAGCATCATCGGATGTGAACAATCTCAAATTTCATGCCCACAAACTGTGCAAGCCTCTCCCATGAGAGACTTGCAAAAGCAGATTTTAATACTGTGTAACAAACAAATCAGTAAGCACAAAAATGTGCCAAACAGTAGCTGTGCTTTCGCTTTCAAGCATTTAtggaatatatatttaaatatataaaaagaagTATTAAAAAGTACACATACACTACCTTTCTTAAGGAAACAACGAGCCACCAGTTCTTTATTTATTTTATCCCAAAACTTATTGATGTCAATTTCTGGAGCAGGAGAGTTTGGGAGTTGAATGTTATTTACTGAAAAGAAAAGCAAAAAACCAGCATGAAAGTAATGAAATGCCACTTTCTAGCAGGGGCCCCTCTGTGGCTCTCTGTAAACAGCCACCCTGGTTGACTGCGTGCACTTGTTAAGTCACACCAGGCCCTTGTGAGTTAATGAAAGCCTACTGGGAACCAGAAGACAAaaacttaacccccccccccccgtgaggtcgttaagcctcgaaatcacctcaaggtaacctcaaggtaggtaaccccCTTACAGACACAGAAAGCAGAGAATCTGTTATCACCCTCACCAAGGAAcaatcatcagaaaggtagagcgAAGCAAAACTAACAAGATCAAGTCAAATGAGCGAGGCAAGTCACAGGTTCCACGATGGAACCATGGATGGTTCCAAAAGGTCAACCTCAGGGTACCCAAATATCATGTAAAGTCAATGGAATGTCCTCGAGAATGCCCCACACGTGAACCATTCAGAAAGTCAAACTACAAGAATCTAAAAGAAGAGCTAATTGTAGAGTCCAGCTTCACAGAGGAAAAGACAGAAGAGCAAGAGTAATGTTGGAGGCATGCATAGTGTTACTCCATTCAAAAATTACAATATCTTGAGGAAACCAGATATTCAACAGATATTAACCAGATAAACCACAGACATATGACAGGCATATGGATgacaatttttttccctccaaggAGGATATAAAAAGTGATTTCATTGACAGTAGGCATCACAGTAAGGAAAAAAGACGAGTACTGTACAACCATCCTCAAAGGGTAAACAAAACTATTTGAGACCCAGGGGCCCATGTGGCCTGTGTTCTAACACTTGCCAAATCATGGAGGAAAGAAAAAATTTTCTCCTCTGAAAACTTCCATAATTGCTTTTGAATACAATACACCCATGGATAGGAGTTTTTAATAATAAGAGAGCACAAATCATCATACACAATGAATTCCTAAAGTATTTAATATCAAAGCACATAAGATGTAATAAACAAGAATCTTAATCTCAGGGGACTGCAACCACAATGAGCAACCTACAAATTTCACTGACATTACTGAAATCTATAGATACAAAATGAGATGCTATGAACTACTAGGTGACAGACTTTTCAATTGTACTTATAGTCAAACATTGTCCTTAGAAATTAGTTAAGAAGACAGCCAAACAGAACTTCATGCAGTTGCACTTCCACTCAACAGAATGAATAAATTAATGTGTAAAATGGAAGGAGAACAGAGTGATACAGGCACAGCACTACCTACTTTCATAGACAAATCTCCATCTGATAGGGTATGAATTAATGGATGACAAACTAGACTTGCCTGGACTTGTGGATTTAAACTATTGTGGACTTAACATCCACAAACTAGATGTACATATATTGAATCTAACTCAGTGTTTCAGATGTATAGATTTTAACCACTCCTCAAAAGCATGCACAAAAGACATTAAATGTGGCAATTATTCAGGAGCCCATTAAACACAAACTTGCACTTCAGACACCCCTCATGTGTTCAAGCTGAAGGTGATAATGACAAGAAAAGGTGTCCTTGCATAGCAGTAAAAGCCTCTAATATAACTATATCCTACCCCAACATGCAATATGGTAGCACACTGAAACCACACAGCACAAACCTTAACCAACTGCCAATAATCACCAACCATTTTCTAATTTGTTTATTGTTGTCCATTTTGCTTTGTTCTTTATCTTTGGCATGTTCCTCAGGGAGGGTGATCACAGATTTCCCTGATCTCTGCGCCTCTGTGAGAGGGCCAGATTTTGGCCTCTGGTTCCTGGTAGGCTTTTATTGACTCAAGTACCTGGTGTGACTCAATAAGTAGGGAGCTAACCAAAATGGCTAGCTATGTGGAGCCATCGAGTGACCTCTCAAGATAAAGGAAATTTAAGCATACAGTATATCCTTTGCAAATGCTTAATATTATTGTTATGGCAATTACCTGACAACGTGTTTGAATAGCAGCTTTACCTGGATAGCTAAAGGTTGCTTTCTCAGTAAGACCATGTATCAATAATTTTGGATGATGGCCACATCGAAAACAAGTGAACTCATAGTTGTGGTCACACAATGCCTCAAATGCCAAGTATGCATTTTCAAGCTCctggtggttcacagtgatgtcataggtgtattctattgcagatagagTCCGACTAATGGAGGTGTGATTctttaaaaaataaattaacatattAGGCAATAAAAAAAAAGGTAGCATATTAGGCAATGAAAAACAAAATATAACTGATTTCAATATGTTAACACATCGCTTCTTTAAGAGACTAATGCTACAGTttcaaattttaataaaaaagtggtgaaaaagcattatattaaatattttcaTTAAGCTTACCAACAGAAGAGCTCGGATGTTAACCATCAAGGAATAGGTCACAAGCAGACTGTCGTTGAAGTTGAAAATGCCGTCTTCAATCTCAGCATATCGATATTTCATGTGGCAGGTTGGGCACATCTTGCAGAAGGTCTCAAACTGTTTGCATGGGGGGTTTAAATTGTCCACTACTGTGGCTTTTCTTGAGACAAGCTGAGGACTCCCAAGGGTAGAATGACAGAAGTGGCAAGTTGTCTCACTTGGTATAAGTTTTTGGGGGCATTTCTCCACTGAGAATTTTGGAAATGATATGCCACATGGAATAGTCTTCATGCTATTCATGTATTGAATTTTTCTATCAATGCATTCATCAGATGACTCTTCTTTACTGGTGTGTTCTAGATCTGTGTCCTCTGGATGTGCATCCTCTGGATCTGTGTCCTCTGGATATGTGTCCTCTGGATCTGCATCCTCTGGATCTGTGTCCTCAGGATCTGCATCATCTGGCTCTGCATTTTCTGGGTCTGTGTCCTCTGGATCCATAATTTCTGAATCTACAATGTCTTGTTCAATGTTAGTCTCGGTTAAATGCGATGCACCAGATGTCTGATACAACCACCATCTTACAACGCTTCTGTGCCAACAGCTTCTATGCTTACAGCGACACCATATAGCTGAAGTATTACAATCTAGAGTGACAATGGTGCGTTGGAACTTGCACCACCACAGCTTCGTACCTGTGTACACACTCCAGAACTGGTATCTCTTACTCATACGTGCTCTCTGTGGTATGCTCACCACAAATATCTGGCTATTTTTTAGGGCTTCTTCATAACTAGCTTTACACATGTTATGATTTGTTGAAGATATATACCCATCACTTAACATGTTAGCTAGTTTTTCAAGGGACATATCACAAATGACACCTGCCACACAAAAATATGTGGCCATCAAGTGATCACATTCGTAGAAATCATTTCCATTTCGGCGTTGTGTCTGGAATATATCATTGCAGCCTCCAaccttaaaaaaaatataaattgtgaaatataaatacagtattaacatttaaaatactttattcataaatgtttgTAGATCCTCTGACACTGCAACTCATCAATTACTATACAGTATTAGAAGTGAAAATTTATTAAAATCAGTCCGTCACAAGACATCTGAAAATGAATGCAATGCTAAGacactagcatgtttatgaaggGTAGTGTGTAACCTAGGTACTGTGGGATCTATAACACTATACAACTCCTAAATAAGATGAACAGTATAACAGAGTACTCATCGCAAATTTGAGATGCCTTCCAGTAGTCTTATCTAAAGTTGTTTGATAGACAATTCTAGTCAGGGCTGTACATCTAGTAAGAAGCAAACTTAATATACTTGACCCCATGCCACATGAACAGCCACTCCAGAACAGAAACAAATGTGTTTGGTTAACTTGAGTGTATTCTACAAAGTTCACAAAttcaatatcccccccccccttccatttaGTTTCTCTACAAATCCTTTCACCAAGAATAACCTGAATTATACAGCATTGTGCAACACATGGCAAAAGAATAgcaaccaaaatatactaacacaTCATCATTGAAATCTTGTATTCAATAGAAGATTATCAACACTGGAGAAACTTATTACAATGccatagtgcttgaatgaagctgAAGGAAAGACCAACACACCCGGTATGTGGAATACACCTGCACATGTATTGGTATTTTCTTTACCCTCAATAGCAACACTGCTATAGGTAACTGCATATACATATTACAGTTCTAGCTTGCAGATTTAAAAAAGAACCAGTGATGAATGGTTCACCTTATAGTCTCCCCATAGTGAGCAACAGGAAGCCTGCTAGACATATTCTGGTTCCCCCTAGGCTAACTTATACTTGGAAGCACCCTAACCTTTCCTTTCTTGCAATATTTCAGAAACTAAGAATGGGAAGGTTACACAAAACCTTCCCATTCAAAAATGAAACTGTCTATCCATTATCATGTTGTTACTTCCCAGGTATTCTGAACATTTCATTGTACAGTAATCATTTTTATAGTGCTCTTATCaccacacttgtcaatgatacaatgATGGAAACTATAATTTAGCTTCCATTCTGTAAGGCCACAAGAATGATACTTGTTTAAGGGCACGAGCTTCGGAATCATGCATGGATACAAGTACCAAAACTCGTCTGTACTGTGTGCACATATATAATATGTCAGCCTAAGTCATAAAATATTCCTTATTGACAATCTTCAACAATTTAAGATTCATAAATGAAATACACAAATACCTCACAATATCCCGGATGGTGGCTCCCCGGGACCCTCTTCACATGTATTGGGTGTTGGGGCCCCTTGAAGGTCTTGGACACTGCATATATCCCTCTCCCGTCAATAGAAACTGCATAGAGATGTTTTTGTGCAGTTAAAGAAGCATCTCTTGGCCGGTGGATTTGACGTATGTGTTCTTTTAAATAGTTTTTAGCATACAGCTTTTGGCACTCTGGACACTTCACAGATGTTTTCTTTAAGGACTTATCATTTCCTGATGCATTACATTTCTCAATGTGTATTCTGATGGAATCAGCACGTGAAAACATCTTCTCACAATGAGGACAATGATAGTGACCTACCCTCTTCATGTTGCGATTTTGGAAACAGTCTTGCTGACATTTAGTTATCATATAACCTAAAAAATAACCAATATttactattattataatataattcatAATAAGGTTGTGAATTCTAGTCTTGGGCCTTGATGTAATTTGCAAAATCATAGCTTTCAAAATTCAAATTACTTAAGATTAATTTTCTAatctttatatatttatttgttaCAAACATAACTATGTttgttaaaaatttaataataatgaataaccAATCAAATCACTTCCAATTTACATACAGTAATACAAATTTACATATTCAATTATCAacaagtaaataataaataaaataatataataatatacagtTGCAACTTTCAATCATTGTAAATGTGTTTGTACTGATAATAAACATGACACTGAACAAAATGATGAAAATAAACTTATCTGAAATTACGTTATAAGTATAATACTAATTAAAATTGTATTACCATGAGCATTTATATTTGCTCTGTGACTGTCCAAACATTGTTTAATTACTGGCATTCTCAAAAACAATTAGGTATATATTCGATTAAATATTTTCCCCGCCATTTTTATAGGGTAGGTACTGTACCCAGTTTAAAAATTTTAGCTGTGTAATAATCTTTCTTTGTGTTTACCTTTAGCATGGACATTGCCATGATGCTTGCCATAAAAGTGGTTTTGAAGATGTTGCATCACTTGTACTCGTGTGGTGGGCTGAAATATGGATGATGGGCATATTGGGCAGTGGTAGTACATGAAACTTCCTCTTGAGCATCCTGTCAGAGATAAGTAATCTGTAAAAATATTAATGGCAGGGCTGGCAAAAACTAATTACAAGTATTATATTACCCAGAAATGATTTTAAGTTATGCCTGAAATGCCTTTGTGAATTAGTGGCATTATTAAATATACTGTACACACGCACAACGAAATAACATTAACATGACATATCATGTTAAAATACATGGTCAAAAGCAGTGCAACCTGGGATTCTACTGGATCCACTAGGGTTCCTGATACTCCCAAAGCCCAAAACAGGGTCTTCACACACTACCCCCGGTGCTCTCTGGCTTATGGTCCAGTAGTTCACACTTCCCATCAAATGCGcaattaaatcacattaaggcgaTTTCACTGTGTGAGTGATGTGATTGACAATTACCTGCTTCGCAGCCGTAGCACTGTGGTATTGTAAATGCTAAGGCGAGATCTGCATTTTGTGGAAGTATTGTTATATGAGGCATTTTGCTGTGATGTGTATATCAACCTCATAGTGCACGCTCAAACCTCACAGTGCTGGATGCTCCAACATCACCGTTTGTGTTATGACCTCAGTGTTGCATGCTTCGACCTCACATAGCTGCATGCTCCAACCTCACACTGAaaacaggaaactggggataggaatGGTGGTAGTTTGAGGCTACATGAGAAATATGTATTTCACATTTCATTAATTTATATATCTCTGATAAATCCTTTGATATTTTCTTATATGCTAACTATCTTTCATTCCGAGGAAGTACAGTACTCCTCTTGTGGTTAGAAATTTGATTGCCAGACATACAACTTTAGGTTCAAGGTAAGGCAATTATAGGGAGAAAGAGCTAAGCCAGTTTGACTATATAGACTTTAGGTTCAAGCAGGGAACCTAATCTGAAGTGGCATCAAATTAAATAATAAGATACAATGTCAAAATAATATAATATCCAACTGAAGTTCACCCGGTATTTTGGGGAGTGTTATTTTTAACATATCATAAGGGCAGCCTTAAT from Procambarus clarkii isolate CNS0578487 chromosome 32, FALCON_Pclarkii_2.0, whole genome shotgun sequence includes the following:
- the LOC123759384 gene encoding uncharacterized protein, with protein sequence MPHITILPQNADLALAFTIPQCYGCEAGCSRGSFMYYHCPICPSSIFQPTTRVQVMQHLQNHFYGKHHGNVHAKGYMITKCQQDCFQNRNMKRVGHYHCPHCEKMFSRADSIRIHIEKCNASGNDKSLKKTSVKCPECQKLYAKNYLKEHIRQIHRPRDASLTAQKHLYAVSIDGRGIYAVSKTFKGPQHPIHVKRVPGSHHPGYCEVGGCNDIFQTQRRNGNDFYECDHLMATYFCVAGVICDMSLEKLANMLSDGYISSTNHNMCKASYEEALKNSQIFVVSIPQRARMSKRYQFWSVYTGTKLWWCKFQRTIVTLDCNTSAIWCRCKHRSCWHRSVVRWWLYQTSGASHLTETNIEQDIVDSEIMDPEDTDPENAEPDDADPEDTDPEDADPEDTYPEDTDPEDAHPEDTDLEHTSKEESSDECIDRKIQYMNSMKTIPCGISFPKFSVEKCPQKLIPSETTCHFCHSTLGSPQLVSRKATVVDNLNPPCKQFETFCKMCPTCHMKYRYAEIEDGIFNFNDSLLVTYSLMVNIRALLLNHTSISRTLSAIEYTYDITVNHQELENAYLAFEALCDHNYEFTCFRCGHHPKLLIHGLTEKATFSYPVNNIQLPNSPAPEIDINKFWDKINKELVARCFLKKGMRNPYKLHPSYNEWAPYIGPYTRKSDLVHNTEYEKVNNDSEYLAPVAEDVTHHSYRRNGGWVFSSCPHNVTYALKCLLKPESPSDYVDILASLKHVPTVNLANKASNIAKVADKLVPGGRRECNPRSFGSDSVVCVCDASYCDLPGRLTLPDPGHYTVVTSSREGLRFHTDTRELEDKPTAGSARLVLDVNDLGQTMLGFGGAFTDAAGINMAGLSAPAQDLLLRSYFDPEGVEYELCRVPIAGTDFSVRPYSYNDDVEDDINLEHFALAEEDRLYKVPVILRAQELSERPLRLLASPWAPPAWMKTNGKLNESGELLPEMRQPWSHYLVRFVKEYEKEGIAMWGLTTQNHPTSDDIKWNSCEWKKEDMRDWIKESLGPTLEAAGLGRLKVMVGDENRDVLPEYPGATLSDPEAARYVDGVAVHWYTDALHGPEHLDHTHQLFPDKFIIYTESCIVPGLMFFNDAGEEAVVLGSWSRAESYAASIIQVVNHHVSGWVDWNLALDMDGGPNWASNQVDAPIIVNKRADEFYKQPMFYVMGHFSKFVVAGSRLVPSTVDHKNIHTSAFLHPDGHTVLVLLNTGEEAREVSVGVGDQGVANLLLPAKAIQTVIIAGEQKVAKSHSKTKYTSQTHCLEDDCH